In Pochonia chlamydosporia 170 chromosome 3, whole genome shotgun sequence, the following are encoded in one genomic region:
- a CDS encoding phosphoric ester hydrolase (similar to Metarhizium acridum CQMa 102 XP_007807713.1), protein MGLLVWLGLRRSSQWESLTVLDHLVESPLTFFTINFYHLVLFLRGTPFRPPRHKASIRIVCISDTHDNIVEVPPGDILIHAGDLTNAGTAADIQKQLDWLKSLPHAVKVVVAGNHDSYFDIRSRCDDDRRRGARLNLDGITYLQGEISVHEIRGREISIFGAPDVPECGPKNFAFQYSPTRSPWLSKVPPQTDILVTHTPPKHHLDLDLGCPHLLREVWRVKPRLHVFGHCHCAYGKESIYFDDVQYAYERLLSRPRRGFFWDIIPNQSWVDMFEIVFRGIHSVLWKWLMSGPGSNQGSLMVNAAQMYKNSGKTVNRAVVVDV, encoded by the exons ATGGGCCTCCTGGTCTGGCTCGGCCTCCGTCGCAGCAGTCAGTGGGAGAGCCTGACAGTCCTTGACCACCTCGTCGAGTCACCCCTGACattcttcaccatcaacttctACCATCTAGTTTTATTTCTGAGGGGTACACCTTTCCGACCACCACGGCACAAGGCGTCCATACGCATAGTATGCATCTCTGACACTCACGACAACATCGTGGAGGTGCCGCCTGGTGATATCCTCATCCATGCCGGAGATCTCACCAATGCCGGCACCGCAGCCGATATCCAAAAACAGCTTGACTGGCTGAAATCACTTCCTCATGCTGTCAaagttgttgttgctggcaacCACGACAGCTACTTTGACATACGGAGCCGGTGTGACGATGATCGTCGACGGGGTGCAAGGCTCAACCTCGATGGCATCACTTATCTTCAAGGTGAAATTTCAGTACATGAGATTAGAGGAAGGGAGATTTCCATCTTTGGCGCGCCAGATGTTCCTGAGTGTGGCCCCAAAAACTTTGC CTTCCAATATTCACCTACCCGGTCACCATGGCTAAGCAAAGTGCCTCCCCAGACGGATATTCTAGTGACTCACACCCCACCG AAACACcatcttgaccttgatctAGGCTGTCCCCATCTATTACGAGAAGTATGGCGGGTCAAGCCTCGACTACATGTATTTGGACACTGTCACTGCGCGTATGGAAAAGAATCCATCTACTTTGACGACGTTCAATATGCGTATGAGCGTCTCCTTTCGCGTCCGAGACGCGGCTTCTTTTGGGATATTATCCCGAATCAATCCTGGGTCGACATGTTCGAAATCGTCTTCCGTGGCATCCACAGCGTCCTTTGGAAATGGCTCATGAGTGGCCCCGGAAGCAACCAAGGCAGCTTGATGGTGAACGCTGCTCAAATGTACAAAAATTCAGGAAAGACAGTCAACCGGGCTGTTGTTGTAGATGTATAG
- a CDS encoding transmembrane protein 16H (similar to Verticillium alfalfae VaMs.102 XP_003004034.1) has translation MAGVREVYGKKGDRKDSDNFGVDYVIHYKVPPKERAEAEAGFVQLIRSLTNVGLATEVRNGDPGSLLVFVKIASAELLGQQVYRGRLQDWLQGIRTSGPNSDIAQALEDEPMMEAERLRLVYQLITRTENEGGAGISQASSKWKFVADIFPLHDQAFNKAWIQKWSKKYLLDEADLEDIRHKFGESVAFYFAFLGSYFRFLVFPAALGFAAWMFLGQFSFIYGLGCGLWSVIFLEYWKKKEIDLAVRWGVRGVSAIQLPRSQFNWEYEAEDAVTGEPVKVYPYMKRLKTQLLQIPFAIACVLALGSLVVIANSLEIFINQVYDGPGKQYLGFLPTMILVIFTPTFSAVLMSAANALTEKENYDTVDAHKSALIQKQFVLNFMTSYMALIFTGFVYIPFGNILLPFLDFWRRTAQTLTFSEKPLPTQQFRINPERISSQMFYCTVTAQVVNFATEVVVPYVKQKAFAKAKEFQSKGVETHDHPEEAEFLKRVRNQCELEVYDVTADYREMVMQFGYLSLFSVAWPLAAVCFLVNNWVELRSDGLKIAISCKRPIPWRSDSIGPWLDAIGFLAWLGSISSAAIVFLCSGSHDGKLGAASQVTAWGGLLSILLAEHFYLLTQQVVRFVMSKVESPGLQQERRERYMMKKKLLAENVGQKAAEKAFTPGIETGEKSTKQALEEEARQASIRGHGGPEDVFWQHQRGMEETIMVGRKMIEQQVSQIEVVFTGTGTTSTAFMVLDRPNFWLLLRN, from the exons ATGGCGGGCGTGAGGGAAGTGTACGGAAAGAAGGGGGATAGAAAGGATTCGGACAACTTTGG CGTGGACTATGTCATACACTACAAGGTCCCTCCAAAAG AGCGCGCTGAGGCAGAAGCTGGGTTCGTCCAGCTCATCCGATCTTTGACCAATGTTGGGCTTGCTACTGAAGTACGCAATGGCGATCCTGGCTCCTTGCTTGTGTTCGTTAAAATTGCGTCTGCCGAGCTTTTAGGGCAACAGGTCTACCGTGGCAGACTACAAGACTGGCTACAGGGAATACGTACCTCCGGCCCGAATTCAGACATCGCCCAGGCTCTGGAGGATGAGCCAATGATGGAAGCTGAGAGGCTGCGGCTAGTATACCAACTCATCACCCGAACGGAAAATGAGGGTGGTGCCGGAATCAGTCAGGCCAGCTCCAAGTGGAAGTTCGTTGCCGATATTTTTCCACTTCATGACCAGGCATTCAACAAGGCGTGGATTCAGAAATGGAGTAAGAAATACTTACTGGACGAGGCCGACCTCGAGGATATTCGTCACAAGTTTGGAGAGAGCGTGGCTTTCTACTTTGCATTCTTGGGAAGTTACTTCAGATTTCTTGTATTTCCAGCTGCTTTGGGGTTTGCCGCCTGGATGTTCCTGGGTCAATTTTCCTTCATTTACGGACTTGGCTGTGGTCTGTGGTCCGTCATTTTCTTGGAatactggaagaagaaggaaattGATTTGGCAGTTCGCTGGGGTGTACGAGGGGTGTCTGCTATTCAGCTGCCTCGCAGTCAATTCAACTGGGAGTATGAAGCAGAAGATGCAGTGACTGGCGAGCCTGTCAAGGTTTACCCATACATGAAGCGGCTAAAGACCCAACTCTTGCAAATTCCCTTTGCTATCGCCTGCGTTCTTGCTCTCGGAAGTCTTGTGGTCATTGCAAACTCTTTGGAGATATTCATTAATCAGGTCTACGACGGCCCAGGCAAGCAGTATTTG GGGTTTTTACCAACTATGATCCTGGTCATATTTACACCTACCTTCTCGGCTGTTCTTATGAGTGCTGCCAACGCCCTCACAGAGAAGGAAAACTACGATACGGTTGACG CCCACAAGTCCGCTCTCATTCAGAAGCAGTTTGTGCTCAATTTTATGACCTCATACATGGCTCTTATTTTTACGGGCTTTGTTTACATTCCTTTTGGAAACATCTTACTCCCATTCTTGGACTTTTGGCGACGTACTGCCCAAACTCTTACTTTCAGTGAGAAGCCCCTTCCTACGCAACAGTTTCGGATCAACCCCGAACGTATCAGCAGCCAGATGTTTTATTGCACTGTTACTGCTCAAGTCGTCAATTTCGCCACCGAAGTCGTCGTCCCGTATGTGAAACAGAAGGcatttgccaaagccaaggaatTCCAGTCAAAAGGAGTCGAGACACACGATCATCCTGAAGAAGCTGAGTTTTTGAAGAGGGTCCGCAACCAATGTGAATTAGAAGTATACGACGTCACGGCTGACTACCGAGAAATGGTCATGCAATTTG GCTATTTGTCACTATTCTCCGTCGCTTGGCCGCTGGCAGCTGTGTGTTTCCTAGTGAACAACTGGGTCGAGCTCCGATCAGATGGATTGAAGATTGCCATCAGCTGCAAGCGCCCCATCCCGTGGAGATCCGATTCCATCGGTCCTTGGCTCGATGCTATTGGATttctggcttggcttggcagCATAAGCAGCGCGGCAATTGTGTTTCTCTGCAGTGGCTCACACGACGGGAAGCTGGGGGCTGCGTCTCAGGTAACAGCATGGGGAGGACTGCTCAGCATACTCTTGGCAGAGCATTTTTACCTCTTGACCCAACAAGTAGTTCGCTTTGTGATGAGCAAGGTTGAGAGCCCAGGTCTTCAGCAGGAACGAAGAGAGCGGTacatgatgaagaagaagcttcTAGCGGAGAACGTAGGGCAAAAGGCTGCCGAGAAGGCATTCACCCCGGGGATTGAGACGGGAGAGAAGAGTACTAAACAGGCactggaggaggaggctcGTCAGGCCTCTATCCGTGGACATGGTGGTCCCGAAGATGT GTTTTGGCAGCATCAACGAGGTATGGAAGAAACCATCATGGTTGGCCGAAAGATGATTGAACAACAGGTGAGTCAAATTGAAGTTGTATTTACGGGCACTGGCACTACGAGCACTGCCTTCATGGTTCTGGACAGACCTAACTTTTGGCTCTTGCTGCGAAACTAG
- a CDS encoding ring finger domain-containing protein (similar to Metarhizium robertsii ARSEF 23 XP_007822591.2) translates to MDEVEELVLRPFREVVEKGKLAVENAADSPDMLKEAQRLVKVGERGMSRIEASCKKLYNDYSSNFVSALKENEELTKVRSQLTNLLWDFEDYIESDTFEAAKFKELQDLDREVAPKVYNILITMKLDAPNPYLSQLSPPSSPHPPAFSPVQPTPQHPFGLGFNRGSGSVSGSQGDARSVAEFPTVEDATAQFRTLMSDRQLSSSHGHRQDSGLAVQTEEIPPEQPMLEPPRPPSLDPWDPQKAPYSDDGRTDNDSPVGRRPTVYRPESPIDPAISPMSPDNRHRQQSISQMSSGGSVTGGSESDSHLHDDYRHSGSSTFSNPANAVGHGTRPRAHTLSPTILEEEPPPRRSSNPGYVPQLQVRPPVPPIPLAHRKPSGPLPTSGVEDMDRQYQIRQQPQGQPPNAPLPAPPSRNNSSTSDAAWSPRSSTPKSQPGLEVAPRIPQAEMDTGLIPVESEGSDARLQASLSQRDCTIGPGSTFYLYKGFCDGAKEVLHGDIGVKKTKKPGFAAATTVARCTGCLFELDFSQIEIDVNKEDKGNFYKSGINYRLRFLQKSHLPAKRVDDVLYACVFCVRAGRTLDECDATVFTTTKALFNHLSHHPRPLPEVPGIAVVEGSDMPAHLRNDYDVHFKNPPEAHPAQLNLSEIAGKATAIAKDHSRRLYGQRLLFDRSPALEICHGARVTGITWPDKYNGEWIFGWHDGLHASTPADVVKLEPPPSEEIRMVGSSLIRAKARWKFAQKDKEKDKSLWLKFDKNEPIINISYPYPEHWCWSGTNAKGKWGIFPKVFLEPSTIQELTTEGADRALTLNNEKNKSSSMLSKFSMRRPSGRPPSIAESTSSHETQNTHGGFSPFRYSRSSRGTE, encoded by the exons atggatgaagttgaggaaCTGGTCCTCAGACCCTTTCGAGAGGTTGTCGAGAAGGGAAAGTTGGCAGTGGAGAATGCGGCCGACTCACCAGATATGCTGAAGGAAGCGCAGCGTCTTGTGAAAGTTGGTGAACGGGGAATGAGTCGCATTGAAGCCAGCTGCAAGAAGCTGTATAATGATTACAGCTCCAATTTTGTATCAGCACTCAAAGAAAACG AGGAACTCACAAAAGTCCGCTCCCAGCTTACGAACCTGTTATGGGACTTCGAGGACTATATCGAATCCGATACATTCGAAGCAGCCAAGTTCAAAGAATTGCAAGACTTGGACCGAGAAGTCGCGCCGAAAGTGTACAACATACTCATTACCATGAAACTGGATGCTCCAAATCCTTATCTATCCCAATTGTCGccgccctcatcaccacatcctccCGCATTTTCTCCCGTTCAGCCAACACCACAGCATCCATTTGGCCTGGGTTTTAACCGGGGATCTGGATCAGTTTCTGGCTCGCAGGGCGACGCGAGATCCGTAGCAGAGTTCCCTACTGTGGAGGACGCCACCGCCCAATTCAGGACGCTCATGTCAGATCGTCAATTGTCAAGTTCCCATGGCCACCGTCAAGATTCTGGGTTGGCTGTCCAGACAGAGGAGATTCCTCCAGAGCAGCCAATGCTGGAACCACCTCGGCCACCTTCTCTCGACCCCTGGGATCCCCAAAAAGCGCCTTATAGCGATGATGGAAGGACAGACAATGACAGTCCAGTCGGTCGTAGGCCAACAGTCTACAGGCCAGAGTCGCCCATTGACCCTGCTATCTCGCCAATGAGCCCAGACaatcgccatcgccaacagTCAATCTCTCAAATGTCATCCGGCGGCAGTGTCACAGGAGGGTCAGAATCTGATTCCCATCTTCACGACGATTATCGGCATTCTGGGTCTAGCACATTCTCAAACCCAGCAAACGCTGTTGGTCATGGTACGAGACCACGGGCTCACACCTTATCACCGACCATTCTCGAGGAAGAACCACCGCCACGACGATCAAGTAATCCCGGATATGTCCCACAGTTACAAGTACGGCCACCAGTTCCTCCAATTCCCCTAGCACATCGAAAGCCATCGGGTCCTTTACCAACAAGCGGggtggaggacatggacCGCCAATACCAGATCAGACAGCAACCTCAGGGCCAGCCTCCAAATGCCCCTCTACCAGCACCTCCTAGCCGCAATAACAGCTCGACTAGCGATGCCGCTTGGAGCCCTCGCTCCTCCACGCCGAAGAGCCAACCCGGCCTCGAAGTAGCACCCAGGATTCCACAGGCTGAAATGGATACGGGACTCATCCCAGTAGAATCGGAGGGTAGCGACGCCAGACTTCAGGCCAGCCTCTCTCAAAGGGACTGCACCATTGGACCCGGCAGCACATTTTATCTCTACAAGGGCTTCTGTGACGGTGCCAAGGAAGTCTTGCATGGTGACATTGgagtgaagaagacgaagaaacCT GGGTTTGCCGCCGCAACAACCGTCGCCAGATGCACAGGCTGTCTGTTTGAGCTCGATTTCTCTCAAATCGAGATTGACGTGAACAAGGAAG ACAAGGGCAACTTTTACAAGAGCGGAATCAATTATCGTCTTCGATTTTTGCAGAAGAGCCATCTGCCAGCTAAAAGAGTAGATGACGTGCTCTATGCTTGTGTCTTCTGCGTCCGAGCTGGCCGTACCCTCGATGAATGCGATGCGACCGTCTttaccaccaccaaggcaTTGTTCAACCATCTATCCCATCATCCACGACCACTCCCCGAGGTTCCTGGAATTGCTGTGGTAGAAGGCTCTGACATGCCAGCACACTTACGCAACGACTACGACGTTCACTTCAAGAATCCACCTGAGGCGCACCCAGCACAGCTGAATCTGTCGGAAATAGCCGGAAAGGCCACAGCCATAGCCAAGGATCACTCTCGAAGATTATACGGACAACGCCTTCTCTTTGATAGAAGCCCGGCTCTCGAGATTTGCCACGGCGCCAGAGTCACTGGAATTACTTGGCCAGATAAGTACAATGGAGAATGGATCTTTGGTTGGCACGACGGTCTGCATGCGTCTACTCCAGCAGATGTCGTCAAACTTGAACCTCCGCCGTCTGAAGAGATAAGAATGGTGGGTTCGAGCCTGATTCGAGCAAAAGCTAGGTGGAAGTTCGCGCaaaaggacaaggagaaggacaagagcCTTTGGCTGAAGTTTGACAAGAATGAGCCCATCATCAATATCAGCT ATCCATACCCAGAGCATTGGTGCTGGTCAGGAACAAACGCAAAGGGCAAATGGGGCATCTTCCCCAAAGTCTTCCTTGAACCAAGCACTATTCAGGAACTCACGACTGAAGGGGCCGATCGTGCGCTCACTTTAAATAACGAGAAGAACAAAtcttcgtcaatgttgtccaAATTTTCAATGAGACGGCCGTCAGGTCGACCTCCCAGCATCGCCGAGTCAACTAGCAGTCATGAGACACAAAACACACATGGTGGATTTTCACCGTTCAGGTATTCTCGGAGCAGTAGAGGTACAGAGTAA